A section of the Mesorhizobium loti genome encodes:
- a CDS encoding ABC transporter permease — protein sequence MATYILRRMFSTVAVMAMVGMFVFLLLRLAPGDPAAMIAGKAATAEVIAGIREQMGLNDPLPIQFISWVHDILQGDLGTSLFAGRPVLELVSQRLEPTISLSILTMVISVTAGVCFGIVAAWRAGGLVDRILTAFATFGFSVPVFVVGFFLIYFCAINTHWLPVQGYKLIEHGFGPWLEHLILPTVTLSVPYIAFIARITRASMLEVLSEDYIRTAAAKGASTYSVLFHHALKNAAAPILTVIGLSFAGLIGGVVITETVFNIPGIGRLVVDAINSRDYPVIQGVLILVSGLYVLINLAVDLSYTLVDPRIRY from the coding sequence ATGGCCACCTACATCCTTCGCAGAATGTTCTCGACCGTCGCCGTTATGGCGATGGTCGGGATGTTCGTTTTCCTGCTTCTCAGGCTGGCGCCCGGTGACCCCGCGGCGATGATCGCCGGCAAGGCGGCAACCGCCGAGGTGATCGCCGGTATCCGCGAGCAGATGGGACTGAATGATCCGCTGCCGATTCAATTCATAAGTTGGGTGCACGACATACTGCAGGGGGATTTAGGGACCTCGCTTTTTGCGGGGCGACCAGTTCTAGAACTCGTCTCGCAACGGCTTGAACCCACTATTTCTCTATCGATCCTGACGATGGTCATTTCGGTGACGGCAGGCGTCTGCTTCGGTATCGTTGCCGCATGGCGAGCGGGTGGCCTTGTCGACCGGATACTGACGGCATTCGCGACATTCGGTTTTTCTGTCCCGGTCTTTGTCGTCGGATTTTTCCTGATCTATTTTTGCGCGATAAATACACATTGGCTGCCGGTCCAAGGTTATAAGCTTATCGAGCATGGCTTTGGGCCATGGCTTGAGCACCTGATCCTCCCGACCGTGACATTGAGCGTACCCTACATTGCTTTCATCGCGCGGATCACACGGGCGAGTATGCTCGAAGTCCTGTCCGAAGATTATATACGGACGGCCGCAGCGAAGGGCGCTTCGACATATTCCGTGCTTTTCCACCATGCTCTGAAGAATGCAGCGGCCCCGATCCTCACTGTAATCGGTTTAAGCTTCGCGGGTTTGATTGGTGGGGTCGTCATCACCGAAACGGTCTTCAATATACCTGGTATCGGTCGTTTGGTGGTCGATGCGATCAATAGCCGCGATTACCCTGTCATTCAAGGCGTCCTCATCCTCGTTTCGGGCCTGTACGTTCTAATCAATCTGGCGGTCGATCTTTCATATACCCTGGTCGATCCTCGCATACGGTACTGA
- a CDS encoding ABC transporter substrate-binding protein: MTITRRDLIKASLAAGTAFSVPSVLRAQTAATAGRTVRMVMGSFPRTFDPMFTTDDTAQSHGLAIYDTLFALDSKFMVQPQMVQKWGVSDDKKTYTFELRDGLSWHDGAAVTAADCVASIRRWAQVQSGGQLMMERTKDISKKDDRTFSIALKEPLGLLPEILASAPPLFIMREKDANRPATEQVTTNIGSGPFKFNEALSKPGASITYDRNEQYVPRRETADGFAGGKVVNVDRVVWENIADQQTAYAALQAGEIDFIQTPSTDLLSVIESDPNLQLEILDKGGRILLLRMNCLQKPFDNVKARQAILHLVDQEAFLQASFGNPKYFRTITSLFGNDTPYSNDENTEWFKKGGDPEGAKRLLNEAGYAGEKIVLLQPTDWTESSNASQLLAAELRKIGANVELAPSDWGGIVERRAKMGSVEEGGWSLFITDHSNYGTTQPHTNIDMVANGKKGWYGWPTSDEYESLRAKWVEVDTLEERQALAGKMQKVYWDFVGMVYLGAYVQPSARRKSLTGLIGMPAYLPMWNMQRVSG, from the coding sequence ATGACAATCACTCGACGCGACCTCATTAAGGCAAGCTTGGCTGCCGGGACGGCGTTTTCGGTCCCATCGGTACTGCGGGCGCAGACAGCGGCAACCGCGGGGCGGACGGTGCGCATGGTGATGGGTTCTTTCCCTCGCACCTTCGATCCAATGTTTACGACAGATGACACAGCTCAGTCGCATGGTCTGGCAATTTACGACACGCTGTTTGCGCTGGATTCCAAGTTTATGGTGCAGCCACAAATGGTACAGAAGTGGGGTGTATCCGACGACAAGAAGACATATACTTTTGAACTCCGCGATGGTCTCTCTTGGCACGATGGCGCCGCCGTCACTGCGGCGGACTGTGTCGCCTCGATCCGCCGATGGGCGCAGGTGCAGTCTGGCGGGCAGCTGATGATGGAGCGAACGAAGGACATTTCGAAGAAGGATGACAGAACCTTCTCCATCGCACTTAAGGAGCCTTTAGGGCTTCTGCCCGAAATCTTAGCTTCAGCGCCGCCTCTATTCATCATGCGCGAAAAGGACGCGAACCGCCCCGCAACCGAGCAGGTAACCACGAATATTGGGTCGGGTCCCTTTAAGTTCAATGAAGCGCTATCCAAGCCCGGCGCCAGCATCACGTACGATCGTAATGAACAATATGTTCCGCGCAGGGAGACCGCCGACGGTTTTGCCGGCGGAAAGGTGGTTAACGTTGATCGCGTCGTCTGGGAAAATATCGCCGATCAGCAGACTGCCTACGCGGCCCTGCAGGCAGGTGAGATCGATTTTATTCAGACGCCGTCCACCGATCTTCTCTCGGTAATTGAAAGCGATCCCAACCTGCAGCTCGAGATTCTTGACAAGGGAGGCCGGATTTTGCTCTTGCGCATGAATTGCCTTCAGAAACCATTCGACAACGTCAAGGCGCGACAGGCGATACTTCACCTTGTCGATCAGGAGGCGTTCTTGCAGGCCTCGTTCGGTAACCCGAAATACTTCAGAACCATAACTTCTCTGTTCGGAAACGATACGCCCTATTCAAACGACGAAAATACGGAATGGTTCAAAAAGGGCGGCGACCCGGAAGGCGCCAAGCGGCTCTTGAATGAGGCTGGATATGCCGGGGAAAAGATTGTCCTTCTCCAACCTACCGACTGGACCGAGTCCAGCAATGCTTCGCAGCTACTGGCGGCCGAATTGCGTAAAATCGGGGCGAATGTCGAACTCGCGCCGAGCGACTGGGGCGGGATTGTCGAGCGCCGGGCAAAGATGGGTTCTGTCGAAGAGGGCGGATGGAGCCTCTTCATCACGGATCACAGCAATTATGGCACGACTCAGCCGCATACCAATATCGACATGGTCGCGAACGGCAAGAAGGGATGGTACGGGTGGCCGACAAGCGACGAGTATGAGTCATTGCGGGCCAAATGGGTGGAGGTCGACACGCTGGAAGAGCGTCAAGCGCTGGCGGGCAAGATGCAGAAGGTCTATTGGGATTTTGTCGGTATGGTTTACCTAGGTGCGTATGTCCAACCAAGCGCCCGCCGCAAGTCTCTCACTGGTCTAATCGGCATGCCTGCGTATCTCCCGATGTGGAACATGCAAAGGGTTTCGGGCTAA
- a CDS encoding IS3 family transposase — MAETCDEWNLSIRRACRVLEFDTSTYHYKSRRRDQAGIEARIKEICAYTGPLRIPARARNAHARGLEHNMKRTYRIYRDLGLQLRNKTPKRRVKAKLREGREEAVGPNDVWAMDFVHDQLATGKKIRVLTVVDTFSRYVPVLDPRFSYRAEDMVRALEQVCPKIGYPKTIRVDQGSEFVSRDLDLWAYAKGVTLDFSRPGKPTDNAYIEAFNGRFRAECLNAHSFLTLADAAEKLEDWRRYYNPVS; from the coding sequence GTGGCGGAGACGTGTGATGAGTGGAACTTGTCGATCCGACGGGCATGCCGGGTTCTGGAGTTCGACACGTCGACCTATCACTACAAGTCCCGCCGCCGCGATCAGGCCGGCATCGAAGCTCGGATCAAGGAAATCTGCGCCTACACGGGTCCGCTACGGATACCGGCGCGTGCACGTAATGCTCACGCGCGAGGGCTGGAACATAACATGAAGCGAACCTATCGAATTTACAGGGACTTGGGCCTGCAGCTCAGGAACAAGACGCCGAAGCGGCGTGTGAAGGCGAAGCTGCGGGAAGGCCGTGAGGAAGCCGTCGGCCCGAACGACGTCTGGGCGATGGACTTCGTCCACGATCAGCTCGCGACGGGCAAGAAGATCCGTGTGCTGACGGTCGTCGACACGTTCTCCCGCTATGTGCCTGTGCTCGACCCGCGGTTCAGCTATCGGGCAGAGGATATGGTCAGGGCACTGGAACAGGTCTGTCCGAAGATCGGCTATCCGAAGACGATCCGCGTCGACCAAGGCTCCGAGTTCGTCTCCCGCGACCTCGACCTATGGGCCTACGCGAAAGGCGTGACGCTCGACTTCAGCAGGCCGGGAAAGCCCACCGACAACGCCTACATCGAAGCCTTCAACGGCCGCTTCAGGGCGGAGTGCCTGAACGCCCATTCGTTCCTGACCCTTGCCGACGCCGCCGAAAAGTTGGAGGATTGGCGTAGATACTACAATCCTGTTTCATAA
- a CDS encoding M24 family metallopeptidase: MSNPHLSGIITIPHVPFPRIECENRILNARQLMKEHAFDAILVTSEHNFRYFVDDTSTTPIQTTRPRFFLLLQSGEAIAIVPTGLDEFFRETTWIKDFRTWPGPNPKDEGVSEVAKLLNELLPEHARIGIELGAESRLGVPGGDFLRIREAIRPRTFADASGPILTPLRMIKSEGEIDRIRTVCRAVSQVFDNLTHQLHFGMTEREACRLFEFGCFIHGVDKTPKIDSASGRGGYSRCYGEPTDKVLSGGDVLFIDAGCLFNFYWSDFNRNFSFGEADPHTQDVYQAVWEATEVGISAAQPGVPICNVWTAMSDALSHSTNLGKSSTIGRMGHSMGLWMPELPSVQQNDNTILEPGMIINIEPSMTYPSYFDGSSKLMLHEEVVVVTESGAKLLTSRAPRQIPVVK; this comes from the coding sequence ATGTCCAATCCACATCTTTCTGGCATTATAACCATCCCTCACGTGCCGTTTCCGCGGATTGAGTGTGAAAATCGGATTCTGAACGCGCGGCAGTTAATGAAGGAGCATGCTTTTGACGCGATTCTCGTCACGTCCGAACATAACTTCCGCTATTTTGTTGACGACACCAGCACCACTCCCATTCAGACTACGCGACCGCGCTTTTTCTTGCTCCTGCAGTCTGGTGAGGCGATAGCAATTGTTCCAACTGGTCTAGATGAATTTTTCAGGGAAACCACCTGGATAAAAGATTTCCGTACTTGGCCGGGTCCGAATCCGAAAGATGAAGGCGTCTCCGAAGTTGCAAAACTCTTAAATGAACTGTTGCCAGAACATGCCCGGATCGGGATCGAGCTTGGCGCAGAAAGCAGACTCGGAGTGCCTGGAGGAGACTTTTTACGTATAAGAGAAGCAATAAGGCCTCGGACATTTGCCGATGCGTCAGGACCAATTCTGACACCATTGAGAATGATTAAGTCAGAGGGCGAAATTGATCGCATTAGAACTGTATGTAGAGCCGTTTCCCAGGTCTTTGACAATTTGACTCACCAATTGCACTTCGGAATGACGGAGCGAGAGGCCTGCCGTCTTTTCGAATTTGGATGCTTCATTCACGGCGTCGACAAAACTCCGAAGATCGACAGTGCTTCAGGCCGTGGAGGATATTCGCGCTGCTACGGTGAGCCGACCGATAAAGTGCTGTCTGGGGGGGATGTGCTTTTCATTGATGCTGGCTGCTTGTTCAATTTTTATTGGAGCGACTTCAACCGCAACTTCTCTTTCGGAGAAGCTGATCCGCATACACAGGATGTCTACCAGGCGGTTTGGGAAGCGACAGAAGTAGGAATTAGTGCTGCACAGCCAGGCGTTCCAATCTGTAACGTGTGGACTGCAATGTCCGATGCGCTATCTCATTCGACGAATCTAGGAAAAAGCTCCACTATCGGCCGTATGGGTCACTCCATGGGTTTATGGATGCCAGAGCTGCCTTCCGTTCAGCAGAATGACAACACGATACTGGAGCCAGGTATGATCATCAATATTGAGCCCAGTATGACGTATCCATCCTATTTTGATGGCTCTTCAAAGCTAATGCTCCATGAAGAAGTCGTCGTAGTGACCGAAAGCGGGGCGAAATTGCTCACCTCGCGTGCTCCGCGACAAATCCCCGTCGTTAAGTAG
- a CDS encoding M20 aminoacylase family protein produces MTSFEIFRDLQREATEWRRYLHQYPELDYRLPNTAQFVAEKLASFGINHIETGIAETGIVAIVQGKGGDGPTVGFRADMDALPIVEASGKPWASKMPGRMHACGHDGHTAMLLGAAKHFARTRNFKGSVALIFQPAEEVELPSGGLKMVLEGIMDRFNISQVFGMHNRPGVEIGTFAICDGPIMASQDDFDIVVKGRGGHAASPSRTIDPVVVAAQIIMGLQTLVSRKTDPMDSLVISVTKLKAAEAYNVIPDNVEIAGTVRTLSSELRDFAEREVFASAQGIARGFAADIEFTYRRSVPVTFNHAKETNFAATAARNVVGAASVNDKVRMSMGAEDFAYMLEARPGAMIFLGNGSSPSLHNPAYDFDDEALVYGIGFWISLVEIVLPV; encoded by the coding sequence ATGACAAGCTTTGAAATTTTCCGGGATCTGCAGCGCGAAGCAACCGAATGGCGCCGGTATCTTCATCAATATCCTGAACTCGATTACCGGCTACCTAACACAGCACAATTCGTTGCGGAGAAATTAGCCTCGTTTGGTATCAATCACATCGAAACGGGGATTGCTGAGACGGGCATAGTCGCGATTGTCCAGGGTAAAGGCGGCGACGGGCCGACTGTGGGGTTTAGGGCTGACATGGATGCCTTGCCAATTGTTGAGGCTTCAGGCAAGCCCTGGGCATCGAAAATGCCGGGCCGAATGCATGCATGCGGCCATGACGGGCACACGGCCATGTTGCTGGGCGCCGCGAAACATTTCGCAAGAACGCGCAACTTCAAGGGCTCCGTTGCTCTGATCTTCCAGCCGGCAGAAGAGGTTGAACTGCCATCGGGTGGTCTGAAAATGGTCCTAGAGGGGATCATGGATCGCTTCAACATCTCCCAGGTCTTCGGCATGCACAACAGGCCAGGGGTGGAGATCGGCACATTCGCAATTTGCGATGGTCCCATCATGGCGTCGCAAGATGACTTCGACATAGTCGTAAAGGGCAGGGGTGGTCATGCGGCTTCGCCGAGTCGAACTATAGATCCTGTGGTTGTTGCAGCACAGATCATCATGGGTCTGCAGACACTGGTCTCGCGCAAAACTGATCCTATGGACTCCCTCGTGATCTCAGTGACAAAGTTGAAGGCCGCAGAAGCCTACAATGTCATTCCCGATAACGTTGAAATCGCTGGGACTGTGAGGACGCTTTCATCCGAGCTGAGAGATTTTGCCGAGCGAGAGGTGTTTGCTTCCGCTCAGGGCATTGCGCGTGGATTCGCCGCCGATATCGAGTTCACTTATCGCCGATCTGTTCCGGTTACTTTCAATCACGCTAAAGAGACGAATTTTGCGGCCACGGCGGCTCGCAACGTGGTGGGAGCCGCATCAGTGAACGACAAGGTCAGGATGAGTATGGGCGCAGAGGATTTCGCCTATATGCTTGAGGCGCGCCCGGGCGCCATGATTTTTCTTGGAAATGGATCGTCGCCTTCTCTGCACAATCCGGCTTATGATTTTGACGATGAGGCCCTTGTCTATGGCATCGGGTTCTGGATCAGCCTAGTAGAGATAGTGTTGCCGGTTTGA